In the genome of Enterococcus hirae ATCC 9790, one region contains:
- the prdA gene encoding D-proline reductase (dithiol) proprotein PrdA → MSITAETAQEHAKDLAVLCCRAEAGTVITPENLEDPAIFLDLEESGLLEFSEDVLTIEQVLGTTLKETTDALIPLTKELLEGVSEGMKEVHLNEKKEVETSETIATPTQAASSFVTSGQTIKIHIAEGKGIDLELPLMMAAQLTETVNPAPESIIPEQVTPIIPAPVLGNSNQVKEKVIRSVRHDHLKIDQVIFGEETKIEGTTLILRKMTEICAEAVELEQLVEDMTLEIITPDKYTEYSETIMDVQPIAAKVEGDLGHGITRVLDGVVMVVTGTDANGVQIGEFGSSEGELDRNIMWGRPGAPDKGEIFIKTQVTIKEHANMERPGPLAAHKASDYITQEIREALKKADESLVIHSEEIIQKRRIGNKKVLIIKEIMGQGAMHDNLIMPIEPVGTFGAKPNVDLGNLPILLAPTEVLDGGIHALTCIGPASKETSRHYWREPLVKEAMADEEIDLVGVMFVGSPQANTEKYYVSKRLGMTVEAMDIDGAIVTTEGFGNNHIDFASHMEEIGKRGIKVVGDSYSAVQGALVVGNSEMGAMVDNNKSKQGIENEILSNNTLCREDAIRDLAMLKTLMGGGTIKPAERKWNPNVKQNNIEIIEKTTGRKIDLEENEQSLLKSKKRQEIYEKE, encoded by the coding sequence ATGTCTATTACGGCTGAAACTGCCCAAGAACATGCAAAAGATCTAGCTGTACTCTGTTGTCGTGCGGAAGCAGGCACAGTGATTACGCCAGAAAATCTAGAGGACCCCGCAATTTTTCTTGATCTGGAAGAATCAGGGTTACTTGAATTTTCTGAAGATGTGTTAACAATTGAACAAGTACTTGGTACAACATTAAAAGAAACAACGGATGCGTTGATTCCATTGACAAAAGAATTACTGGAAGGTGTATCTGAAGGAATGAAAGAAGTTCATTTAAATGAAAAAAAAGAAGTTGAGACTTCTGAAACAATTGCGACGCCAACTCAAGCTGCTTCATCTTTTGTAACAAGTGGTCAGACTATTAAAATTCATATTGCTGAAGGAAAAGGAATTGATTTAGAGCTTCCTTTAATGATGGCTGCTCAGTTAACCGAAACGGTAAATCCTGCACCGGAATCAATAATTCCTGAGCAAGTAACGCCAATAATACCAGCACCGGTTTTGGGAAACTCAAATCAGGTGAAAGAAAAAGTGATTCGTTCTGTACGACATGATCATCTAAAAATTGATCAGGTGATTTTTGGGGAAGAAACAAAAATCGAAGGAACAACTTTAATTTTACGAAAAATGACAGAAATTTGTGCTGAAGCAGTTGAACTGGAACAGCTCGTTGAAGATATGACTTTAGAAATCATTACACCAGATAAATACACTGAATATAGTGAAACGATTATGGACGTTCAGCCAATTGCCGCAAAAGTTGAAGGCGATCTTGGGCATGGAATTACCCGAGTACTGGATGGTGTCGTCATGGTTGTTACAGGGACGGATGCTAATGGAGTTCAAATCGGTGAATTTGGTTCTTCTGAAGGAGAATTAGATCGTAACATTATGTGGGGACGTCCTGGAGCACCAGATAAAGGAGAAATCTTTATTAAAACCCAAGTGACAATCAAAGAACACGCGAATATGGAACGTCCGGGTCCGCTAGCCGCTCACAAAGCTTCTGATTACATCACTCAAGAAATTCGTGAAGCCCTCAAAAAAGCGGATGAATCATTGGTGATACATTCAGAAGAAATTATACAGAAACGTCGAATTGGCAATAAGAAAGTTTTGATCATCAAAGAAATAATGGGGCAAGGTGCGATGCATGATAATTTGATTATGCCCATCGAGCCAGTTGGAACATTTGGCGCAAAACCAAATGTTGACCTTGGCAATTTGCCAATCCTATTGGCACCAACAGAAGTATTAGATGGAGGAATCCATGCGTTAACTTGTATTGGACCGGCTTCGAAAGAAACTTCACGCCATTATTGGCGGGAACCGCTTGTTAAAGAAGCAATGGCAGATGAAGAAATTGATTTAGTCGGTGTTATGTTCGTCGGCTCTCCACAAGCGAATACTGAAAAATATTATGTTTCAAAACGTTTAGGAATGACTGTCGAAGCCATGGACATTGATGGTGCCATTGTAACCACTGAAGGTTTCGGAAATAATCATATTGATTTCGCTTCTCACATGGAAGAAATTGGAAAACGTGGAATCAAAGTGGTTGGCGACTCTTATAGTGCTGTTCAAGGAGCCTTAGTTGTTGGTAATTCTGAAATGGGCGCAATGGTTGATAATAATAAATCAAAACAAGGGATTGAAAATGAAATTTTATCAAATAATACCTTGTGTAGAGAAGACGCCATTCGTGATTTAGCTATGTTAAAAACGTTAATGGGTGGAGGAACAATTAAACCAGCTGAACGTAAATGGAATCCGAATGTCAAACAAAACAACATTGAGATTATCGAAAAAACAACAGGAAGAAAAATAGACCTGGAAGAAAATGAGCAATCTTTGCTGAAAAGTAAAAAACGTCAAGAAATTTATGAAAAAGAATAA
- the yedF gene encoding sulfurtransferase-like selenium metabolism protein YedF: MVKINALGKVCPLPVIETKKALEENDTVETTVDNEIAAQNLKKMAGQLGYDYQVEQNDAQSFTVRISKKKGEVASIYEQELTRENDIEDNYIVIVDTNTMGQGSKELGKQLLKMFIYSLTEQPDLPEKIIFYNGGVHLVSDNSDSLEDLQILAENGIEIYACGACLNYYNLSEKCKVGEVTNMYHIIEMMRKSKKIIKP; this comes from the coding sequence ATGGTTAAAATTAACGCATTGGGAAAAGTATGTCCCCTTCCAGTGATTGAAACAAAGAAAGCTTTGGAAGAAAACGATACAGTAGAAACAACTGTCGATAATGAGATTGCTGCACAAAATCTAAAAAAAATGGCGGGACAACTAGGTTATGATTATCAAGTAGAGCAAAATGATGCACAATCGTTTACTGTACGTATCTCCAAGAAAAAAGGAGAGGTAGCTTCTATTTATGAACAAGAACTTACAAGAGAAAATGATATTGAAGACAATTATATAGTTATTGTCGACACGAATACGATGGGGCAAGGGTCGAAAGAATTAGGGAAACAATTATTAAAAATGTTTATTTATTCTTTAACCGAACAACCTGATTTGCCCGAAAAAATCATTTTCTACAATGGTGGGGTCCATTTAGTAAGCGACAACTCGGATTCCTTGGAGGATTTACAGATTCTTGCGGAAAATGGGATAGAAATTTATGCTTGTGGAGCCTGTCTTAACTATTATAATCTCAGTGAAAAATGTAAAGTCGGTGAAGTGACCAATATGTATCATATTATTGAAATGATGCGAAAATCTAAAAAAATCATCAAACCTTAA
- a CDS encoding CBO2463/CBO2479 domain-containing protein — MDRIEKLKYVSTEQMFEGILVEVRDASVTIDIKGRLGQLKIPRRMIISEYDLKIGQEVGFLMSYPEVLEEAANTHYVEAITEHERRRLKNQQKKIKMREENE, encoded by the coding sequence ATGGATAGAATCGAAAAATTAAAGTATGTCTCTACTGAACAAATGTTTGAAGGGATACTTGTTGAAGTTCGAGATGCGAGCGTAACTATTGATATCAAAGGACGACTAGGTCAATTAAAAATTCCGCGGCGCATGATTATTTCAGAGTACGATTTAAAAATAGGACAAGAAGTTGGATTTTTGATGAGTTATCCAGAGGTTTTGGAAGAAGCAGCCAATACTCATTACGTTGAAGCAATCACAGAACATGAACGTCGACGTTTAAAAAATCAACAGAAGAAAATAAAAATGAGAGAGGAAAATGAGTAG
- a CDS encoding proline racemase family protein, which produces MISVVDTHTAGEAARLIVGGIPKFHGKTMADKKIYLETQADDLRKMLMHEPRGHKNMFGAFICEPVHDEADYGIIFMDSGGYLNMCGHNTIAAMTAAVELGWVDVGEGTRVVKVTQDTPAGIVCGEVRLDEDYSAESVSFENVESFLYKENVAVNVPDIGTVHVDISFGGSFFAILKAEEVGLTIEPKNASKFTEVGLKIREAINQTIEIQHPRLKHINTVDLVEFYGPAKSPEATYQNVVVFGDGQVDRSPCGTGTSAKLATLYAKNELKIGESFVYESILGTMFKGEITKETRVGNYQAIIPKVTGSAYITGFNQFLVDPKDSLKNGFLLD; this is translated from the coding sequence ATGATATCAGTAGTAGATACCCATACAGCTGGTGAAGCCGCTCGGTTAATTGTAGGAGGCATTCCTAAATTTCATGGAAAAACGATGGCGGATAAAAAAATATACCTGGAAACACAAGCAGATGATTTACGTAAAATGCTAATGCATGAACCACGAGGGCATAAAAATATGTTCGGGGCTTTTATTTGTGAACCGGTTCATGATGAGGCAGACTACGGGATTATTTTCATGGATTCTGGTGGCTATTTAAATATGTGCGGTCACAACACCATTGCGGCAATGACAGCAGCTGTAGAATTGGGCTGGGTAGATGTAGGAGAAGGCACCCGTGTGGTTAAAGTAACGCAAGATACACCTGCGGGGATTGTTTGCGGAGAGGTTCGTCTGGATGAAGATTACTCTGCGGAATCAGTCTCTTTTGAAAACGTGGAATCCTTTCTATATAAAGAAAATGTGGCAGTGAATGTGCCCGATATTGGGACAGTTCATGTGGATATTTCTTTTGGCGGAAGTTTTTTTGCCATATTAAAAGCCGAAGAAGTAGGTTTAACCATTGAACCGAAGAATGCGTCAAAATTTACTGAAGTGGGGCTAAAAATTCGCGAAGCGATTAATCAAACGATTGAGATCCAACATCCTCGGTTAAAACATATTAACACCGTTGATTTAGTCGAATTTTATGGTCCTGCTAAAAGTCCTGAAGCTACTTATCAAAATGTCGTGGTATTCGGGGATGGACAAGTTGATCGTTCACCTTGCGGAACGGGAACGAGTGCTAAATTAGCAACTTTGTATGCAAAAAATGAGTTGAAAATTGGTGAAAGTTTTGTTTATGAAAGTATTTTAGGAACGATGTTTAAGGGAGAAATTACAAAGGAAACACGTGTAGGAAACTATCAAGCGATTATTCCCAAAGTGACGGGATCTGCTTATATTACAGGATTTAATCAATTCCTTGTCGATCCTAAAGACTCATTAAAAAATGGATTTTTACTTGATTAA
- the selD gene encoding selenide, water dikinase SelD — protein sequence MKKEIEQLIICGGCNAKIGPGNLGNILADLPKSQDEKLLVGFDATDDAAVIKLTDELAVIQTLDFFPTMVTDPYLFGKIAAANAMSDVYAMGGDVLSALNIVAFPEEKELQVLKEILRGGAEKVQEAGGILSGGHSIHDRSVKYGLSVTGTIHPNNIYKNNTCQEGDHLILTKPLGVSIITIGYSAGAITKEGFAKATKSMETLNKYAMAIIRKYPITSCTDVTGFGLAGHLHEMLHDNFSAEIYSEKLPFFEEAYEGAKAFLFTAGGQRNRNFMEKKMAFYVDDLGIEELLYDPQTSGGLLVSIPAKEAKKLEEELKSANILAKDFGVVTKKRQQKSWFIKKKLFD from the coding sequence ATGAAAAAAGAAATCGAACAATTAATTATTTGTGGTGGATGTAACGCTAAGATTGGTCCTGGAAATCTAGGGAATATTCTAGCAGACCTCCCTAAATCCCAAGATGAAAAATTGTTAGTGGGCTTTGATGCAACAGATGACGCAGCCGTTATTAAATTGACCGATGAATTAGCAGTTATTCAAACGTTAGACTTTTTTCCTACTATGGTGACAGATCCTTATTTATTTGGCAAAATTGCTGCTGCCAATGCGATGAGTGATGTTTATGCGATGGGAGGGGATGTATTATCTGCCTTAAATATTGTTGCTTTTCCTGAAGAAAAAGAACTACAGGTTTTAAAAGAGATTTTAAGAGGTGGGGCTGAAAAAGTTCAAGAAGCAGGTGGAATCTTATCAGGTGGGCACTCAATCCATGACCGTTCAGTCAAATATGGACTTTCTGTAACTGGCACAATTCATCCAAACAATATTTACAAAAATAATACTTGTCAAGAAGGAGATCACTTAATCTTAACAAAACCTCTAGGTGTAAGCATTATCACCATTGGTTATAGCGCCGGGGCAATAACCAAAGAAGGGTTTGCCAAAGCAACAAAAAGTATGGAAACCTTAAATAAATATGCGATGGCTATCATCAGAAAATATCCAATCACTAGTTGTACCGACGTAACAGGATTTGGGTTAGCAGGACATCTTCATGAAATGTTACATGACAATTTTTCAGCTGAAATCTATTCAGAAAAACTGCCATTTTTTGAAGAAGCTTATGAAGGAGCAAAAGCCTTTCTTTTTACTGCTGGAGGACAACGAAACCGAAATTTTATGGAAAAAAAGATGGCCTTTTATGTCGATGACTTAGGGATCGAAGAGTTGCTATATGATCCACAGACATCTGGAGGATTATTGGTAAGTATCCCAGCTAAAGAAGCAAAAAAATTAGAAGAAGAGCTGAAATCAGCCAATATCTTAGCCAAAGATTTTGGCGTTGTTACGAAAAAAAGACAGCAGAAATCATGGTTTATTAAGAAAAAATTGTTCGATTAG
- a CDS encoding sulfite exporter TauE/SafE family protein, producing the protein MVQLLLGLLSVLLLYFLFFFVLDLLANKGNWGGGNYLISGTIGLITDFLDTLGIGSFAPTTMLLEFTKQLDNDRQLPGTLNVAHSIPVIIEAFIFITVVKVSPITLFSLVAAAIVGSFVGSKTVSKLPEKKVQFFMGLALIVTAILMGLKQAGMLDLLGSGNEATALTGLKLIIGVIGNFLLGALMTIGVGLYAPCMALVYMLGLSPLVAFPIMMASCAGLMPVASGNFIKSGDYARKVSLAITIGGVIGVIIAVKFVTSLDLNMLTWVIIAVIIYSGITYMRKGMFSKK; encoded by the coding sequence ATGGTACAACTACTGTTGGGTTTATTAAGCGTTTTATTACTCTATTTCTTATTCTTTTTTGTTCTCGACTTACTTGCAAATAAAGGAAATTGGGGTGGAGGAAATTATCTTATTTCTGGAACAATTGGGTTAATTACCGATTTTTTAGATACATTAGGGATTGGTAGTTTTGCGCCAACAACCATGTTACTAGAATTTACCAAGCAATTAGATAACGATCGACAATTACCAGGAACGCTCAATGTGGCACACTCTATTCCGGTAATCATTGAAGCTTTTATTTTCATTACTGTTGTTAAAGTATCACCTATTACTCTGTTTTCATTAGTTGCAGCAGCAATTGTGGGTTCGTTTGTGGGTTCGAAAACAGTCAGTAAGCTACCTGAAAAAAAGGTGCAGTTTTTTATGGGACTTGCTCTGATTGTGACAGCAATTTTAATGGGGCTAAAACAAGCTGGAATGCTGGATCTCTTAGGCTCTGGAAATGAAGCGACTGCTTTAACAGGTCTTAAGCTAATCATCGGCGTCATCGGTAATTTCCTCTTAGGTGCATTAATGACGATTGGCGTAGGTTTATATGCACCATGTATGGCATTAGTATACATGTTGGGGTTAAGTCCGCTTGTTGCTTTTCCTATTATGATGGCTTCTTGCGCAGGATTGATGCCCGTTGCTTCAGGTAACTTTATTAAATCTGGTGATTATGCGCGTAAAGTTAGTTTGGCAATTACGATTGGTGGAGTGATTGGGGTAATTATTGCTGTTAAATTTGTCACAAGCTTAGATTTGAATATGCTGACTTGGGTAATCATTGCTGTAATTATTTACTCAGGAATTACATATATGCGAAAAGGAATGTTTTCTAAAAAATAG
- a CDS encoding DUF3343 domain-containing protein encodes MKSYGVVLFHSTREAMRAELMCQSAKLSVRIIPTPEKIYLSCGFSLKFPLEAENQIRHILAKNNVSSEGFYKALQVGLDVTYYLL; translated from the coding sequence ATGAAGTCATATGGAGTGGTATTATTTCATTCGACACGTGAAGCAATGAGAGCTGAGCTGATGTGCCAATCAGCTAAACTATCTGTAAGAATCATTCCTACACCCGAAAAAATATATCTTAGCTGTGGTTTTTCTTTAAAATTTCCGCTAGAAGCTGAAAATCAGATACGTCATATTTTAGCTAAAAATAATGTGTCATCAGAAGGTTTTTATAAAGCGCTTCAAGTTGGATTGGATGTAACGTATTACTTATTATAA
- the prdB gene encoding D-proline reductase (dithiol) protein PrdB → MSLTVFEGLQSEIFVPITPKSVFTPVKKELKEMRIALATAAGVHLKSDTRFNLAGDTTYREIPDGVPSEDLMVSHGGYDNADVNRDVNAMFPIDRLHELVKDGFIKEAAPVHYGFMGGGGDQDAFNEQTGPEIAQKLVEEVDAVVLTAGUGTCHRTAVIVQRAIEEAGIPTILIAALPPVVRQNGSPRAVAPRVPMGANAGEPHNIDMQTGILKDTLESLVSIETPGKIVPLPYEYIAHV, encoded by the coding sequence ATGAGTTTAACAGTATTCGAAGGATTACAGTCAGAAATTTTTGTACCAATCACACCCAAATCCGTCTTTACGCCCGTTAAAAAAGAGCTGAAAGAAATGCGGATTGCTTTGGCAACGGCAGCTGGTGTCCACTTAAAAAGTGATACACGCTTTAATTTGGCAGGAGACACAACGTATCGTGAGATTCCAGATGGAGTACCAAGTGAAGATTTAATGGTCTCACATGGTGGATATGACAACGCAGACGTTAATCGGGATGTCAATGCAATGTTTCCGATTGACCGATTACATGAATTAGTAAAAGACGGCTTTATTAAAGAAGCTGCCCCTGTACATTATGGCTTTATGGGAGGCGGCGGTGACCAAGATGCCTTTAATGAACAGACGGGACCAGAAATCGCACAAAAACTCGTAGAAGAAGTTGACGCAGTTGTTTTAACTGCTGGTTGAGGGACCTGTCACAGAACTGCCGTGATCGTGCAGAGAGCAATTGAGGAAGCAGGGATTCCTACTATTTTAATCGCCGCATTACCACCAGTAGTACGGCAAAATGGTTCACCTAGAGCTGTAGCACCACGTGTACCGATGGGCGCTAATGCCGGAGAACCACATAATATTGACATGCAAACGGGTATTTTAAAAGATACTTTAGAAAGCCTAGTTTCAATTGAAACACCAGGGAAAATTGTGCCATTACCTTATGAATATATCGCTCATGTGTAA
- the prdD gene encoding proline reductase cluster protein PrdD, whose amino-acid sequence MQGETLKMKVFHMEKVSIGNQFKLDHNQLQIKTEFDCLCEDVKSLTIRLLEPDQLDLKTNTIMDILPISAKVLGVLGTGITHTLTGVSVIMTGTIDEGEQLHEFGSSDGVLRDHLFLNRPGTPNAEDYIILIDLLVKKGTPFDRELCLKLFRIVDNYLQEIREQLKLLDGKEATETHIYEEKRNPGKPKVTLVKQVAGQGAMYDMLLFPDEPSGFKGGHSIIDMNNMPIFLSANEYRDGAIRSMV is encoded by the coding sequence ATGCAAGGAGAAACATTAAAGATGAAAGTTTTCCATATGGAAAAAGTTTCCATAGGAAATCAATTTAAGCTTGATCACAATCAACTACAGATAAAAACTGAATTTGATTGTCTGTGTGAGGATGTCAAATCCTTGACGATCCGATTGTTAGAGCCAGATCAGTTAGACCTAAAAACAAATACTATCATGGATATTTTACCAATTTCTGCTAAAGTATTAGGCGTTTTGGGGACGGGTATCACCCATACATTAACGGGAGTGTCGGTCATAATGACCGGCACAATCGATGAGGGTGAACAGCTCCATGAGTTTGGTTCTTCTGATGGTGTATTGCGTGATCATTTATTTTTAAATCGACCGGGCACACCTAACGCAGAGGATTACATTATTTTGATTGACTTACTTGTCAAGAAAGGAACACCTTTCGATCGTGAGTTATGTTTAAAATTGTTTCGGATAGTTGACAATTATCTGCAGGAAATCCGAGAACAATTAAAGTTGCTAGATGGTAAGGAAGCAACGGAAACACATATCTATGAAGAAAAAAGAAATCCGGGAAAGCCAAAAGTGACGTTGGTCAAGCAGGTAGCTGGCCAAGGTGCGATGTACGATATGTTATTATTTCCAGATGAACCTAGTGGGTTTAAGGGTGGTCATTCGATTATCGATATGAATAATATGCCCATCTTTTTATCTGCCAATGAGTATCGTGATGGTGCCATTCGTTCAATGGTCTAA
- the prdC gene encoding proline reductase-associated electron transfer protein PrdC — MEKILIPLKQHVGASSKSMVKIGEYVQRGQKIAKPDGLGANIHSSFSGVVSEVTNDQIVLKIDEKQNFSSYLPIPETSSYIQAIKEAGIVGAGGAGFPTDIKLSCEIPEGIFIANGAECEALLLHNVKQMKSQIKQLIRGIKYCMSITKAPKGIIAVKGKYRELVIQLLKFTNNEPTIDVYQLPDIYPAGDERVVIREVLNITLDPGQLPIEIGAVVDNVETIKRIVEAIEQRKPFIDKDLTVSGRVKQKKTVFKDVPIGTPVKQLIDQVGGFIEPHGEIVIGGPMTGHSGTEETPITKTSGGVLVAMPFPQEHRKIGLLLCECGGSEERMTEIAENMGAEVVATQRCKRMVKVNGRYRCTLPGICPGQAQTVFALKKAGAEVVMTGTCSDUTNTVIGVAPRLGVPVYHHTDHVLRADGHRLYRKLPTTK, encoded by the coding sequence GTGGAAAAAATTCTTATACCATTAAAACAACATGTAGGCGCTTCATCAAAGAGTATGGTAAAAATAGGCGAATATGTGCAACGTGGACAAAAAATTGCTAAACCAGATGGATTAGGAGCAAACATTCATTCTAGCTTTTCAGGTGTTGTATCAGAAGTAACCAACGATCAGATTGTGCTAAAGATTGATGAAAAGCAAAATTTTTCAAGTTATCTTCCTATTCCAGAAACATCCTCTTATATTCAAGCAATCAAAGAAGCCGGAATTGTCGGAGCTGGTGGAGCTGGGTTTCCGACAGATATAAAATTATCTTGTGAAATACCAGAAGGCATCTTTATCGCAAATGGTGCAGAATGTGAAGCTTTATTACTTCACAATGTAAAGCAAATGAAAAGTCAAATCAAACAATTGATTCGTGGAATAAAGTATTGCATGAGCATTACGAAAGCACCCAAAGGAATCATTGCCGTTAAAGGAAAATATCGAGAGTTAGTCATACAATTGTTAAAGTTTACCAACAATGAACCGACAATAGATGTTTACCAATTACCTGACATCTATCCTGCAGGCGATGAACGTGTAGTGATTCGTGAAGTGTTGAACATCACTTTAGACCCTGGTCAACTACCAATCGAAATCGGAGCAGTAGTGGATAATGTTGAAACAATTAAACGCATTGTCGAAGCGATTGAACAGCGAAAGCCATTTATTGATAAAGATCTTACGGTATCTGGTCGTGTAAAACAAAAGAAAACAGTCTTTAAAGATGTCCCAATTGGAACACCTGTCAAGCAATTAATTGATCAAGTTGGAGGTTTTATTGAGCCCCATGGAGAAATTGTGATCGGTGGACCAATGACTGGTCATAGCGGCACGGAAGAAACCCCCATTACGAAAACCAGCGGAGGGGTATTGGTTGCTATGCCATTTCCTCAAGAACACCGAAAAATAGGACTATTACTTTGTGAATGCGGCGGTTCAGAAGAAAGAATGACTGAAATAGCTGAAAACATGGGTGCTGAAGTTGTTGCTACACAACGCTGTAAGCGAATGGTAAAAGTGAATGGAAGATATAGATGTACCTTGCCAGGTATATGTCCAGGACAAGCACAAACAGTCTTTGCTTTGAAAAAAGCAGGTGCTGAAGTTGTGATGACTGGAACTTGTTCTGATTGAACGAACACCGTTATTGGTGTAGCTCCTAGGTTAGGAGTTCCGGTTTATCATCATACAGATCATGTACTTCGGGCAGATGGGCACAGACTATATCGTAAATTACCTACAACGAAATAA